A genomic segment from Peribacillus sp. ACCC06369 encodes:
- the aceB gene encoding malate synthase A, with protein sequence MITGAKGLQITGNIKPGYEQILTTEALQFIERIERHFGERRRELLERRKIVQEELNQGKLPDFLEETKHIRESDWTIAPLPNDLQDRRVEITGPVDRKMIINAMNSGANVFMADFEDANSPTWENCIEGQLNLRDAIRGTISFKNPNGKVYELNDKTAVLKVRPRGWHLEEKHIMLDGQPISASIFDFGLYFYHNAKALVEQQSGPYFYLPKMESHLEARLWNEIFVYAQNDLRIPQGTIKATVLIETILAAFEMDEILYELKEHSAGLNCGRWDYIFSFLKKFRHSDDVIFPDRLQVTMTVPNMRAYSLLAIKTCHTRNAPAIGGMAAQIPVKNDPIKNDEAFAKVRADKEREARDGHDGTWVAHPGMVRTAKEVFDLLVPKPNQIFRKREDVHVTAQELLAVPEGTITEAGLRTNINVGIQYIASWLSGRGAAPINNLMEDAATAEISRAQVWQWIRHPKGILEDGRKITEELFHQIKEEELAVIKSEVGEENFKSGKFEESTKLFEELIEADDFADFLTNPAYEQLS encoded by the coding sequence ATGATTACGGGAGCAAAAGGCTTACAAATTACAGGCAACATTAAGCCTGGATATGAACAAATACTTACAACGGAAGCTCTTCAATTCATCGAAAGGATTGAACGGCATTTCGGTGAAAGAAGGAGAGAACTTCTGGAACGGCGCAAAATCGTTCAGGAAGAGTTGAATCAAGGTAAGCTGCCTGATTTCCTTGAAGAAACGAAGCATATTCGTGAAAGTGATTGGACGATTGCGCCCCTCCCGAATGACTTGCAGGACCGCAGGGTTGAAATCACTGGACCAGTTGACCGTAAGATGATCATTAATGCCATGAACTCGGGTGCCAATGTATTCATGGCTGACTTTGAAGATGCCAACTCACCAACTTGGGAGAACTGCATTGAAGGTCAACTGAATTTGCGCGATGCCATCCGCGGTACCATTTCATTTAAAAATCCAAATGGTAAAGTGTATGAATTAAATGATAAGACGGCTGTTTTAAAGGTAAGGCCACGCGGCTGGCATTTAGAGGAAAAACATATCATGTTAGATGGACAGCCTATATCAGCCAGCATTTTTGACTTTGGACTGTACTTTTATCACAACGCAAAAGCATTGGTCGAACAACAAAGCGGTCCATACTTCTACTTACCAAAAATGGAAAGCCATCTGGAAGCAAGATTATGGAATGAAATATTCGTGTATGCACAAAACGATTTGAGAATTCCGCAAGGAACCATCAAGGCAACGGTCTTAATAGAAACGATTCTAGCCGCATTCGAAATGGACGAAATTCTGTACGAGCTGAAAGAACATTCGGCAGGCCTGAACTGTGGCCGCTGGGATTATATCTTCAGTTTCCTGAAAAAATTCCGTCACTCGGATGATGTGATCTTCCCTGACCGGTTACAGGTCACGATGACCGTCCCGAACATGAGAGCTTATTCCTTATTGGCAATCAAAACATGCCACACCCGTAATGCTCCGGCAATCGGCGGGATGGCAGCGCAAATTCCAGTTAAAAATGACCCGATTAAGAACGATGAGGCTTTTGCGAAAGTCCGGGCAGATAAAGAACGCGAAGCAAGAGACGGTCATGATGGAACATGGGTTGCCCACCCAGGTATGGTAAGAACGGCAAAAGAAGTTTTTGACCTGCTTGTTCCAAAACCGAATCAAATTTTCCGCAAACGAGAAGATGTCCATGTAACAGCCCAAGAGTTGCTGGCTGTACCCGAAGGAACGATTACAGAGGCAGGATTAAGGACTAACATTAACGTAGGCATCCAATATATTGCCTCCTGGTTAAGTGGCAGAGGGGCAGCACCCATTAATAACTTAATGGAAGATGCAGCAACCGCTGAAATTTCAAGAGCTCAAGTCTGGCAATGGATCCGTCATCCTAAAGGCATTCTCGAAGATGGCAGGAAAATAACCGAAGAATTATTCCATCAAATCAAGGAAGAAGAATTAGCTGTCATTAAATCGGAAGTGGGGGAAGAAAATTTCAAATCAGGAAAGTTTGAAGAGTCTACTAAACTATTCGAAGAATTGATAGAAGCGGATGACTTTGCAGACTTCTTAACCAATCCGGCATACGAACAATTATCATAA
- a CDS encoding FxsA family protein — MKYFLLFIIAMPVVEIIVLLLSGNMIGFWPTLFLIVATGLIGAYLAKRQGMETWKKAQEQIRYGMMPGNEIIDGICIFIGAALLLSPGLISDIMGLILVFPPTRNLLKPIVIRFIMNRMNKGKVTIIRHK, encoded by the coding sequence ATGAAATATTTTTTATTGTTTATCATTGCGATGCCGGTCGTTGAAATCATTGTCCTATTGCTGTCAGGTAATATGATTGGTTTTTGGCCAACGCTGTTCCTGATTGTAGCCACAGGTTTAATCGGAGCTTATTTGGCTAAACGGCAAGGGATGGAAACATGGAAAAAGGCACAGGAACAGATTCGTTATGGAATGATGCCTGGAAATGAAATCATTGATGGAATCTGTATCTTTATCGGAGCTGCATTGTTGCTGTCCCCTGGGCTTATCTCGGATATCATGGGATTGATCCTTGTGTTTCCGCCAACCCGGAATCTCCTCAAACCGATAGTTATCCGGTTTATCATGAACAGGATGAATAAAGGGAAAGTTACCATCATTCGGCATAAATAA
- the pyk gene encoding pyruvate kinase has product MRKTKIVCTIGPASESIEKLVQLIEAGMNVARLNFSHGNHEEHAARIRNIREASEKAGKQVAILLDTKGPEIRTNNMENDSIELMAGNEVIISMNEVLGTPEKFSITYEGLLHDVHPGSKILLDDGLIGLEVLKIDEVRKEIRTKILNSGTLKNKKGVNVPGVSVNLPGITEKDEQDILFGIEQGIDFIAASFVRRASDVLEVRELLQQNGAEHIQIIPKIENQEGVDRLDEILEVSDGLMVARGDLGVEIPAEEVPLVQKQMIKKCNNAGKPVITATQMLDSMQRNPRPTRAEASDVANAIFDGTDAIMLSGETAAGTYPVEAVQTMHNIASRAETALDYRDILSVRSKVNRHNVTDAIGQSVAHTALNLNAGAIITPTESGHTARMISKYRPKAPIIAVTSNDHVSRRLALAWGVYPQIGPKATTTDDMLQTAIDESLHSGLVSHGDLVVITAGVPVGETGTTNLMKIHVLGEVLLKAQGIGRKSAKGEVVVAKNAKEALEKVTAGSVLVTIGSDRDMMPAIEKCAALITEEGGLTSHAAVVGVTLGIPVIVGAEDATKIFTDGQRITVDAGRGVIYDGHANVL; this is encoded by the coding sequence ATGCGTAAAACCAAGATTGTTTGTACGATTGGCCCTGCAAGTGAAAGTATAGAAAAACTGGTTCAATTAATAGAAGCGGGGATGAATGTGGCCCGGCTTAACTTTTCTCATGGAAATCATGAAGAACATGCCGCTAGAATCCGCAATATCAGAGAAGCAAGTGAAAAAGCGGGTAAACAGGTCGCTATCCTGTTGGATACAAAAGGACCTGAAATACGGACGAATAATATGGAAAATGATTCCATTGAGCTGATGGCAGGCAATGAAGTCATTATTTCCATGAATGAAGTCCTGGGAACCCCTGAAAAATTCTCCATTACCTATGAAGGGCTTCTGCATGATGTCCACCCGGGATCTAAAATCCTTTTGGATGATGGATTGATCGGTCTTGAAGTGTTGAAGATCGATGAGGTAAGAAAAGAAATCCGTACCAAAATATTGAATAGCGGTACACTTAAGAACAAAAAAGGCGTGAATGTTCCAGGTGTTTCGGTTAACCTGCCAGGCATAACTGAGAAAGATGAACAAGATATCCTTTTTGGAATCGAACAGGGGATCGACTTCATTGCTGCCTCATTTGTACGTAGGGCTTCCGATGTGCTTGAAGTGCGTGAATTATTGCAGCAAAATGGAGCGGAACATATTCAAATCATCCCTAAAATCGAAAATCAAGAGGGCGTAGACCGGCTTGATGAAATCTTGGAAGTTTCAGATGGATTGATGGTAGCCCGTGGCGACTTGGGAGTGGAAATTCCTGCTGAAGAAGTGCCATTAGTCCAAAAACAAATGATCAAAAAATGTAATAATGCCGGGAAACCTGTCATAACGGCTACACAAATGCTCGATTCGATGCAGCGTAACCCAAGGCCAACCCGTGCAGAAGCAAGTGACGTCGCCAATGCCATATTTGATGGAACGGATGCCATCATGCTTTCTGGTGAAACAGCTGCTGGAACCTATCCTGTCGAAGCTGTGCAAACGATGCATAATATTGCTTCACGTGCTGAAACCGCGCTTGATTATCGGGATATATTATCAGTCAGAAGCAAAGTGAACCGTCATAATGTCACGGATGCAATTGGTCAATCCGTTGCCCACACCGCGCTTAATCTTAATGCCGGAGCAATCATCACCCCTACAGAAAGTGGCCATACGGCACGGATGATTTCTAAATACCGCCCTAAAGCACCGATCATTGCCGTTACATCCAATGATCATGTTTCAAGACGGCTTGCATTGGCTTGGGGAGTCTATCCGCAGATTGGTCCTAAAGCGACGACTACCGATGATATGCTTCAAACCGCAATAGATGAAAGCTTGCATTCCGGCTTAGTGTCCCATGGGGATTTGGTTGTCATAACTGCCGGTGTGCCTGTGGGTGAAACAGGGACGACTAACCTGATGAAAATTCATGTGTTAGGAGAAGTTCTTTTGAAGGCTCAAGGAATCGGCAGGAAATCTGCGAAAGGTGAAGTGGTTGTAGCCAAGAATGCCAAGGAAGCTTTGGAAAAAGTGACGGCAGGCTCTGTATTGGTTACAATCGGTTCGGACCGCGATATGATGCCAGCGATTGAAAAGTGTGCGGCATTGATTACGGAAGAAGGCGGTTTGACAAGCCATGCCGCTGTCGTAGGAGTCACATTGGGCATTCCGGTCATCGTTGGGGCGGAGGACGCAACAAAAATTTTCACGGATGGGCAAAGAATAACAGTCGATGCAGGTCGTGGAGTCATTTATGATGGACATGCCAACGTTTTGTAA
- the pfkA gene encoding 6-phosphofructokinase: protein MKRIGVLTSGGDSPGMNAAVRAVVRKAIFHEMEVFGIYHGYQGLINGNIRKLELGSVGDIIHRGGTMLHTARCPEFKTEEGQLKAIEQLNKLGIEGIVIIGGDGSYRGAKALTERGFPCIGVPGTIDNDIPGTDFTIGFDTALNTVIDAIDKIRDTATSHERTYVVEVMGRNAGDIALWAGLAGGAETILCPEYEYDIEELIGKLNRGHDRGKKHSIIIVAEGVGSAVDISRKIEAKAGFETRVTVLGHVQRGGSPSANDRVLASRLGAKAVELLLEGKGGRAVGIEQNRLVDYDIIEALAKPHTIDKKMYDLSSELSI, encoded by the coding sequence ATGAAAAGAATTGGTGTATTGACAAGTGGAGGAGATTCTCCAGGCATGAATGCGGCAGTCCGAGCTGTTGTTCGGAAAGCGATTTTTCATGAAATGGAGGTCTTCGGAATTTATCATGGTTATCAGGGTTTGATAAATGGCAATATAAGGAAGCTTGAACTTGGGTCGGTCGGCGATATCATTCATCGAGGCGGCACAATGTTACATACGGCTCGCTGTCCGGAATTCAAGACGGAGGAAGGCCAGCTGAAAGCGATTGAACAATTGAATAAACTGGGTATCGAGGGCATTGTCATAATAGGTGGCGATGGTTCTTACCGCGGAGCGAAAGCTTTAACGGAAAGGGGCTTCCCTTGTATCGGCGTTCCTGGAACGATTGATAATGACATACCGGGTACGGACTTTACGATTGGTTTCGATACGGCACTGAATACGGTCATCGATGCTATCGATAAAATTCGGGATACGGCAACTTCCCATGAAAGGACTTATGTGGTTGAAGTGATGGGAAGAAATGCCGGCGATATCGCGCTTTGGGCTGGATTGGCTGGCGGAGCTGAAACGATTCTTTGTCCCGAATATGAATACGATATAGAAGAACTGATTGGGAAGCTGAATCGCGGACATGACCGTGGGAAAAAGCATAGTATCATCATTGTAGCTGAAGGTGTTGGAAGTGCCGTTGATATTTCCAGGAAAATTGAGGCGAAGGCAGGATTTGAAACCCGTGTAACGGTCCTGGGCCATGTTCAGCGCGGAGGATCTCCTTCTGCAAATGACCGGGTATTGGCAAGCCGACTTGGAGCAAAAGCTGTTGAATTGCTACTTGAAGGCAAAGGAGGCAGGGCTGTTGGGATAGAACAAAATCGACTGGTTGATTATGATATCATCGAAGCTCTTGCCAAACCTCATACAATCGACAAGAAAATGTATGATTTATCCTCAGAGCTATCCATTTAA
- the accA gene encoding acetyl-CoA carboxylase carboxyl transferase subunit alpha, producing the protein MIYELEFERPVTDLRNKIKELKAISKDADVDLTVEIETLEKRLEKLEVDIYNHLKPWDRVQIARHPARPTTLDYIPLLFNEFMEFHGDRYYGDDEAIVAGIAEFDGLAVTVIGHQRGKDTKENIRRNFGMPHPEGYRKALRLMKQAEKFNRPIICFIDTKGAFPGKAAEERGQSEAIAKNLFEMAGLKVPVISIVIGEGGSGGALALGVGDRIFMLENSTYSVISPEGAAALLWKDASQAKRAAETMKITAPDLNRLGVIDEIIPEVRGGAHRDANVQAEAIKEILKRSFNELLPLNSDDLINQRYMKFKKIGEYEFAKQPEGEPKEEVEQHS; encoded by the coding sequence ATGATTTACGAATTAGAGTTCGAGCGTCCCGTTACGGACCTGAGAAATAAGATTAAAGAACTTAAGGCAATTTCGAAGGATGCCGACGTAGACCTTACAGTTGAAATCGAAACGTTGGAAAAGCGTTTAGAGAAGCTGGAAGTGGATATTTATAACCATTTAAAACCGTGGGATCGCGTTCAGATTGCCCGGCATCCAGCCCGTCCGACGACGCTTGATTACATTCCGCTATTATTCAATGAATTCATGGAGTTTCATGGTGATCGTTATTATGGGGATGATGAAGCAATCGTGGCTGGAATCGCAGAGTTTGATGGACTTGCCGTGACTGTCATCGGTCATCAACGAGGTAAGGATACGAAGGAAAACATCCGTCGCAACTTTGGCATGCCCCATCCGGAAGGCTATCGAAAAGCTTTGCGTCTGATGAAACAGGCGGAAAAATTCAATCGGCCTATCATTTGTTTCATTGATACAAAGGGAGCTTTCCCGGGTAAAGCTGCTGAAGAGCGCGGGCAAAGTGAAGCCATTGCGAAAAACCTTTTCGAAATGGCAGGGTTGAAGGTGCCGGTCATCAGTATCGTCATCGGTGAAGGCGGAAGCGGCGGTGCATTGGCACTTGGCGTTGGAGACCGAATTTTCATGCTTGAGAATTCAACATATTCGGTCATTTCCCCTGAAGGGGCTGCAGCCTTGCTGTGGAAGGATGCTTCTCAGGCCAAGAGGGCTGCGGAAACAATGAAAATCACGGCTCCCGACTTAAATCGCTTAGGAGTCATCGATGAGATCATTCCAGAAGTGAGAGGCGGCGCCCACCGTGATGCAAATGTACAGGCAGAAGCCATCAAGGAAATCCTTAAACGTTCATTCAATGAACTTCTGCCATTGAATAGTGATGATCTCATCAACCAGCGTTACATGAAATTCAAGAAAATCGGTGAATATGAATTTGCAAAACAACCTGAGGGCGAACCTAAGGAAGAAGTGGAACAGCATTCATAA
- the accD gene encoding acetyl-CoA carboxylase, carboxyltransferase subunit beta, with translation MLKELFAKSKKKYATVPFDREKQDVPEGILTKCSGCKKIMYTKELVKNKKVCLHCGFHHPMSSHERIECLFDAGSFNEFDKEMISVNPLEFPDYLDKLEKDKKKAKINEAVVTGVGSINGYQVSTAIMDSNFRMGSMGSVVGEKITRAIERAGELKIPFIIFTASGGARMQEGVLSLMQMAKTSAALKMFSNEGGLIISMMTHPTTGGVSASFASLGDINLAEPGALIGFAGRRIIEQTIHEELPEDFQTAEFLMKHGQLDAVVNRTKMKETLTTILKIHAPGGEWS, from the coding sequence TTGCTTAAAGAGCTATTTGCGAAGTCTAAGAAGAAATATGCAACAGTTCCTTTTGATCGGGAGAAACAAGATGTACCAGAAGGAATCTTGACAAAATGCTCCGGCTGTAAAAAAATCATGTATACAAAAGAATTAGTGAAAAACAAGAAAGTCTGTCTGCATTGTGGGTTCCATCATCCGATGTCTTCCCATGAGCGTATCGAATGTTTATTCGACGCCGGCAGCTTTAATGAATTTGATAAAGAAATGATTTCAGTTAACCCACTTGAATTTCCGGATTACTTGGATAAATTGGAAAAAGATAAAAAGAAAGCCAAGATTAATGAGGCAGTTGTTACAGGAGTAGGAAGCATCAATGGGTACCAAGTTTCAACAGCCATCATGGATTCGAATTTCCGGATGGGAAGCATGGGATCCGTTGTTGGGGAAAAAATCACCCGTGCCATTGAACGTGCAGGTGAATTGAAGATTCCGTTTATCATTTTTACGGCTTCAGGCGGCGCTCGGATGCAGGAGGGTGTTTTAAGCTTGATGCAGATGGCAAAGACAAGTGCAGCACTTAAGATGTTCAGCAATGAAGGCGGACTGATCATATCAATGATGACTCATCCTACCACAGGTGGGGTTTCGGCAAGTTTCGCGTCACTTGGTGATATTAATCTAGCCGAACCTGGAGCCCTTATTGGTTTTGCGGGACGAAGAATCATTGAACAGACGATTCATGAAGAACTTCCTGAAGATTTCCAAACGGCTGAATTCTTGATGAAGCACGGCCAATTGGATGCAGTCGTCAATCGTACGAAAATGAAAGAAACCTTGACGACGATCCTTAAAATCCATGCCCCGGGTGGTGAATGGTCATGA
- a CDS encoding GntR family transcriptional regulator — protein MAGRTSSSKIYLDVVESLRSMIEADSLLPGDKIPSERELSDRFNVGRSSVREALRALELLGLIETRRGEGTFIRDFQEHKLVELLGTFFLQDKKVQEDLAETKRLIEIDCLRIVAFFAKAEDIKRLMVWVNEDEFHDDDFFLRIAILNRNRLLERIWRIVNSYARTSEMEQGNVKKEDYLALLTYLLERDEEKAIETYLIRIRNMSKDE, from the coding sequence TTGGCAGGTCGTACTTCTTCATCAAAAATTTATCTCGATGTCGTTGAGAGCCTACGCAGCATGATTGAAGCGGACAGTCTCTTGCCGGGAGATAAAATCCCATCAGAACGGGAGTTATCGGATCGTTTTAATGTTGGTCGTTCCTCTGTCCGTGAAGCATTGCGTGCCTTAGAGCTATTAGGATTAATAGAAACTAGGCGTGGTGAAGGGACGTTTATCAGGGATTTCCAGGAGCATAAGCTAGTCGAGCTTCTGGGAACCTTTTTTTTGCAAGATAAAAAGGTTCAAGAAGATTTGGCTGAAACGAAAAGGCTGATTGAAATAGACTGTTTGCGGATCGTCGCCTTTTTCGCTAAGGCTGAGGACATCAAACGTTTAATGGTCTGGGTCAATGAGGATGAATTTCATGATGATGATTTCTTCTTAAGAATTGCCATATTGAATCGTAATCGATTGCTGGAAAGAATTTGGCGTATTGTCAACAGCTATGCTAGAACATCAGAGATGGAACAGGGTAATGTGAAAAAAGAAGACTATCTGGCACTTCTTACATATTTGCTCGAACGGGATGAAGAAAAAGCCATCGAAACGTATCTTATTAGAATTAGAAATATGTCGAAGGACGAGTGA
- a CDS encoding malic enzyme-like NAD(P)-binding protein, with protein sequence MTLREEALHMHRLNQGKLETVSKVQVRNAVDLSLAYSPGVAEPCKEIYEKPETVYDYTMKGNTVAVISDGTAVLGLGNIGPEAAMPVMEGKAVLFKSFAGVDAFPICLKTTDVDKIVETVKLLEPTFGGVNLEDIAAPNCFEIEERLKKEMNIPVFHDDQHGTAIVTVAGLVNALRLVNKSMSEIKVVANGAGAAGIAIIKLLYSYGVRDIIMCDTKGAIYEGRSTGMNDIKEQVAKVTNRNKISGPLETVIQDADVFIGVSAAGALTKEMVSSMNRDAIIFAMANPDPEIMPEDAKAAGAKVVGTGRSDFPNQVNNVLAFPGIFRGALDVRATHINEKMKVAAVQAIASLIQEHELNEDYVIPAPFDERVAPAVAAAVAKAAMETGVARINVDPEEIKEKTRKLAIIGKSEE encoded by the coding sequence ATGACATTAAGAGAAGAAGCATTACATATGCATCGCTTGAATCAAGGAAAATTAGAAACAGTTTCGAAAGTACAGGTAAGGAATGCAGTGGATTTAAGCCTGGCTTATTCTCCTGGTGTCGCAGAACCTTGTAAAGAAATTTACGAGAAGCCGGAAACCGTTTATGACTATACAATGAAAGGGAATACTGTTGCAGTTATTTCTGATGGAACGGCTGTGTTGGGACTTGGAAACATCGGTCCTGAAGCTGCTATGCCGGTTATGGAAGGAAAAGCCGTTTTATTTAAAAGCTTCGCTGGAGTGGACGCTTTCCCTATCTGTTTAAAAACGACGGATGTGGACAAAATTGTAGAGACCGTTAAATTACTCGAACCGACTTTCGGTGGAGTGAACTTAGAGGACATTGCCGCACCAAATTGTTTTGAAATTGAAGAACGTCTTAAGAAAGAAATGAATATCCCTGTTTTTCATGATGATCAGCATGGTACAGCCATTGTGACTGTTGCCGGTCTTGTAAATGCATTACGACTTGTGAATAAATCAATGTCAGAAATTAAAGTGGTAGCGAATGGGGCAGGCGCTGCGGGCATTGCCATCATTAAATTGCTTTATAGCTATGGAGTTCGTGACATAATCATGTGTGATACGAAGGGTGCCATTTATGAGGGCCGTTCGACAGGTATGAATGATATAAAAGAACAAGTGGCGAAAGTGACCAATCGAAATAAGATTTCAGGACCTTTGGAAACTGTCATTCAAGACGCTGATGTATTTATAGGTGTTTCTGCTGCAGGTGCATTGACCAAAGAAATGGTTTCTTCGATGAATCGGGATGCAATCATCTTTGCGATGGCTAATCCAGATCCGGAAATCATGCCGGAAGATGCGAAAGCAGCGGGTGCCAAGGTTGTTGGAACAGGTCGTTCGGATTTCCCGAATCAGGTCAATAACGTCCTTGCTTTCCCAGGGATTTTCCGTGGAGCGTTAGATGTACGTGCGACTCATATCAATGAAAAAATGAAGGTTGCTGCAGTACAAGCCATTGCCAGTTTAATACAGGAACATGAGTTGAATGAAGACTACGTTATCCCTGCTCCTTTTGATGAGAGGGTAGCGCCTGCGGTTGCGGCGGCTGTTGCCAAGGCAGCGATGGAAACGGGAGTGGCTAGAATTAATGTGGATCCCGAGGAAATTAAAGAAAAAACAAGGAAATTAGCGATCATTGGAAAAAGTGAGGAATAA